One stretch of Segatella copri DNA includes these proteins:
- a CDS encoding TonB-dependent receptor yields MMLALSLVNVTAAFAQDDNSSAKEEGNRNVMLNAASANGPREIQIGLPSADVNVLENGLPVTYATNPHSVNTIWRGDASLSHQGLLKIAETAITTGNIGYAVNSFTQKGQKGFNGTLNYKSNHFGLQEFSLNMNGDLGKDWYYSFNMYQDFDPGTFKIKSTPYQDRTQIYKALLTKKYNGNRGEFTAMYKYANSHNVYNYATQSAPFIYVGDGSVKEYGNFKLGTTSYLPVDNDMTYRDMRTGELKQTSLYDACLNKASEVTLMNNYRFDNGLNWKATLKYDHSRGAMVYQSPMSIIDLKSAANQGVYNYKYRDIDGQTKAYNGQYIQTRMSCLNAGKIDEALFTTELSKKFSTSTFRLGVNEWFYHIDYCSNTTMYDQSVPADGSYALRVWDAKQRDSYFYDFNKNASEYYKGSENKLALYFTHDWDITKKFNLYYGARLEWQKLKGENAAVKNAQGDYVGRFTDYHLGAKAADGTVIAPTDLSYNWLNYDFSVAATYKLTDNFGFTGDFTYIVQHPKFEAFAPATLPNTDKISVPLGRAGIYYNNSWLSLTSLFSYISKTNNNSTLNLQHGSEIKAAPLTYDIQTWGWTTDAVAHPFKGFDFHFLFTYQKPTYKKYETSITFSDGYVGKINATGNIVAEIPQILIELDPSYMITKDIKLWTSFRYFSKTYANINEAYYFNGHWETFGGLNWQATKRLALGCTVVNFLNQTGAKGSIAGAELITKDEAKGIKNQIMTGSYLRPFTVEFTASLKF; encoded by the coding sequence ATGATGCTTGCACTTTCATTGGTAAATGTTACAGCAGCTTTTGCACAGGATGATAATTCAAGTGCTAAGGAAGAGGGTAATCGTAATGTGATGCTCAATGCAGCCAGTGCGAATGGTCCTCGTGAGATTCAGATTGGTTTGCCTTCTGCCGATGTCAACGTTTTGGAGAATGGTTTGCCTGTTACTTACGCTACCAATCCTCATTCTGTCAATACTATCTGGCGTGGTGATGCAAGTTTGAGCCATCAGGGTTTGCTCAAGATTGCCGAGACTGCCATCACTACCGGTAATATCGGTTATGCCGTGAACTCTTTCACCCAGAAGGGACAGAAGGGATTCAATGGTACGCTGAACTATAAGAGCAATCACTTCGGATTGCAGGAATTCTCTCTGAATATGAATGGTGATTTGGGTAAGGACTGGTACTACAGCTTTAATATGTATCAGGATTTCGACCCGGGAACCTTCAAGATCAAGTCAACTCCTTATCAGGATCGTACTCAGATTTACAAGGCGCTCCTTACCAAGAAGTATAACGGCAACCGTGGTGAATTTACCGCTATGTATAAGTATGCCAACAGTCATAATGTATATAACTATGCCACCCAGAGTGCTCCATTCATTTATGTAGGTGATGGAAGCGTGAAGGAGTATGGCAACTTCAAGCTCGGAACCACCTCTTATCTTCCTGTAGATAATGATATGACCTATCGTGATATGCGTACTGGTGAGTTGAAGCAGACTTCTCTCTATGATGCCTGTCTGAACAAGGCAAGCGAGGTAACCCTGATGAACAACTATCGTTTTGACAACGGTTTAAACTGGAAGGCTACCTTGAAGTACGATCACTCACGTGGTGCGATGGTTTACCAGTCTCCAATGTCTATCATCGATTTGAAGAGTGCTGCCAATCAGGGCGTATATAATTATAAGTATCGCGATATCGACGGACAGACCAAGGCTTACAACGGTCAGTACATCCAGACCCGTATGTCATGTCTCAATGCCGGTAAGATTGATGAGGCTCTCTTCACCACCGAGCTTAGCAAGAAATTCAGTACTTCCACCTTCCGTCTTGGCGTGAATGAGTGGTTCTACCATATCGATTATTGCTCAAATACAACCATGTATGATCAGAGCGTACCTGCAGATGGAAGCTATGCCTTGCGAGTTTGGGATGCAAAACAGCGCGACAGCTACTTCTACGATTTCAACAAGAACGCCTCTGAGTATTACAAGGGAAGCGAAAACAAGCTGGCTCTCTACTTCACCCACGATTGGGACATCACCAAGAAGTTCAATCTCTACTATGGTGCCCGTCTGGAGTGGCAGAAGCTGAAGGGTGAAAACGCAGCAGTGAAGAATGCGCAGGGGGATTACGTTGGTCGTTTCACTGATTACCATCTCGGTGCTAAGGCAGCAGATGGAACCGTGATTGCTCCGACAGACTTGAGTTACAACTGGCTCAACTACGATTTCTCTGTAGCAGCAACTTATAAGTTGACCGATAATTTCGGCTTCACTGGCGATTTCACTTACATCGTGCAGCATCCAAAGTTTGAGGCTTTTGCCCCAGCTACATTGCCGAATACGGATAAGATTTCTGTGCCACTCGGTCGTGCAGGTATCTACTACAATAACTCATGGTTGAGTTTGACATCGTTGTTCTCTTACATCTCAAAGACCAACAACAACTCAACTCTGAATTTGCAGCATGGCAGTGAGATCAAGGCAGCTCCTTTGACTTACGATATCCAGACATGGGGATGGACAACCGACGCTGTGGCTCATCCATTCAAGGGATTCGATTTCCACTTCCTCTTCACTTATCAGAAGCCAACTTACAAGAAGTATGAAACCAGCATCACCTTCAGCGATGGCTATGTTGGCAAAATCAACGCCACTGGCAATATCGTAGCAGAGATTCCTCAGATTCTCATCGAGTTGGACCCAAGCTACATGATTACTAAGGATATCAAGCTCTGGACCAGCTTCCGTTACTTCAGTAAGACCTACGCCAACATCAACGAGGCATATTATTTCAATGGTCACTGGGAGACTTTCGGAGGTTTGAACTGGCAGGCAACCAAGCGTCTGGCTCTCGGCTGCACTGTAGTCAACTTCCTCAACCAGACTGGTGCCAAGGGTAGTATCGCAGGTGCCGAGCTGATTACCAAGGATGAGGCTAAGGGAATCAAGAATCAGATTATGACGGGAAGTTATCTCCGTCCATTCACTGTAGAATTCACAGCATCGCTTAAGTTCTAA